The DNA window aaaaattgacagCCACACGGAGATTCCCTGCAAATTGAGATGAGTCAATCTCATCAAACTACTTTCAAACAAGAATGAGCAACAATTGCAACAGAATCAATAGTAGTCTCTAGCTCAGTTTGAACATTAAAGGATCACATCAAACTGCCCGGATAATTTTGGATTCATGATCGACCGTTTCCGCTCAAACTTTATAAGTCATCTTTTatctgaaaaataatttttttttcacgTATCTCTCTCTACCCATCAGGAGGAAATTGATCcagaaatatatatatatatatgtgtgtGTATACGGATGTGTAGAAAACAGTAGACTTATACttattcttatttttccTTACTTGTAGAAAAGCATTCGCCTTCGCAATAGGAATAGATTATATACACAATGCTAAGAACTCAAGCTGCCAGATTAATTTGTAATTCTCGCGTGATTACTGCCAAGAGGTCTTTGACTCTTGCATCTCGTGCTGTCGCCATGAGACCAACCGTTAGATTCATTAAACCAACTATTGCTACTCGTGGTCTCaaacaaatcaatttcGGTGGTACTGTTGAAACCGTCTACGAAAGAGCCGACTGGccaagagaaaaattattgaactatttcaagaatgatACTTTTGCCTTGATTGGTTACGGTTCTCAAGGTTACGGTCAGGGTTTGAACCTTAGAGACAATGGTTTAAATGTCGTCATTGGTGTCAGAAAGAACGGTGCTTCTTGGAAAGCAGCTATTGAAGATGGTTGGATTCCAGGTGAAAATCTTTTCGAAGTCGAAGAAGCCGTAAAGAGAGGTACTTACGTTATGAACTTATTATCTGACGCTGCACAATCTGAAACTTGGAGCAAGTTGAAGCCATTGATCACTAAAGGCAAGACTTTATACTTCTCTCACGGTTTCTCACCAGTTTTCAAGGATTTAACCCACGTTGAACCACCAAAGGATGTTGACGTTATCTTAGTTGCTCCAAAGGGTTCTGGTAGAACCGTCAGATCTTTATTCAAGGAAGGTCGTGGTATTAACTCTTCATATGCTGTATGGAATGATGTTTCTGGTGCAGCCCATGAGAAAGCTCAAGCATTAGCTGTTGCTATCGGTTCTGGTTACGTTTACCAAACCACATTTGAAAGAGAAGTCAACTCCGATTTATACGGTGAAAGAGGTTGTTTAATGGGTGGTATCCACGGTATGTTCCTTGCACAATACGAAGTCTTGAGAGAAAATGGCCATACACCATCTGAAGCCTTCAATGAAACCGTTGAAGAGGCTACTCAATCTTTATACCCATTGGTTGGTAAGTACGGTATGGATTACATGTACGATGCTTGTTCCACCACCGCCAGAAGAGGTGCTTTAGACTGGTACCCAATCTTTAAGGATGCTTTGAAACCAGTATTCCAAGATTTATACGAATCTACCAAGAATGGTACCGAAACTAAGAGATCCTTAGAATTCAACTCTCAACCAGACTACAGAGAAAAACTAGAATCTGAATTAGAAACTATCAGAAACATGGAAATCTGGAAGGTCGGTAAAGAAGTTAGAAAATTAAGACCAGAAAACAACTAATCTTCTAAAAGATACAACTACATACATAGTCAATTGAATTGACAAAAATAACGAAATTTTCACGACTTGTTAACAAtgaaagataataaaaatcTTTCCGTCagaattatatataattattcatatctttttttaaaagcTGGAA is part of the Kazachstania africana CBS 2517 chromosome 1, complete genome genome and encodes:
- the ILV5 gene encoding ketol-acid reductoisomerase (similar to Saccharomyces cerevisiae ILV5 (YLR355C); ancestral locus Anc_4.190); the encoded protein is MLRTQAARLICNSRVITAKRSLTLASRAVAMRPTVRFIKPTIATRGLKQINFGGTVETVYERADWPREKLLNYFKNDTFALIGYGSQGYGQGLNLRDNGLNVVIGVRKNGASWKAAIEDGWIPGENLFEVEEAVKRGTYVMNLLSDAAQSETWSKLKPLITKGKTLYFSHGFSPVFKDLTHVEPPKDVDVILVAPKGSGRTVRSLFKEGRGINSSYAVWNDVSGAAHEKAQALAVAIGSGYVYQTTFEREVNSDLYGERGCLMGGIHGMFLAQYEVLRENGHTPSEAFNETVEEATQSLYPLVGKYGMDYMYDACSTTARRGALDWYPIFKDALKPVFQDLYESTKNGTETKRSLEFNSQPDYREKLESELETIRNMEIWKVGKEVRKLRPENN